The following proteins are co-located in the Engraulis encrasicolus isolate BLACKSEA-1 chromosome 2, IST_EnEncr_1.0, whole genome shotgun sequence genome:
- the LOC134466337 gene encoding tubulin delta chain-like isoform X2, translating to MSAVILQVGQCGNQLGLEWCELLCKTSKQVAHRSPFITKEDTLAVVCVDSESKVLKRAHRLVKNKKLLESNVVQGKGGRGNNWAYGYHGPRGAEGDKLLHGAMEAVRREAEKRDYYGGTVMVHGVSGGTGSGLGSRLCEEIRAEYPVSHLLSVSVVPHQSGESPLQHYNTLLSLDALHSGLSLGMEPWELIRSVCPMPSAKLLSITQASSREKQKWDRLAGLTLQSVPQLSPAGKSYTSRAVLAVARGDQDKSFATSRALYKLKRGHRCVAWNPFPIDHWTDPCNEMTGSSSGAAQLLTVCSNHSSVTSLLDHTLRRSKEKMDVRAYLHWYERYGVETQDFQQAMDTLLNVMEEYDAQ from the exons ATGTCGGCAGTGATCCTTCAGGTGGGCCAGTGTGGAAACCAGTTAGGCCTGGAGTGGTGCGAGCTGCTGTGCAAGACCTCTAAACAAGTAGCACACAG GTCTCCCTTTATCACAAAAGAGGACACATTGGCAGTAGTCTGTGTAGACAGTGAGTCCAAAGTTTTGAAAAGAGCTCATCGACTGGTCAAGAATAA AAAGTTACTGGAGTCCAATGTTGTCCAAGGAAAAGGAGGCAGAGGCAACAACTGGGCTTATG GCTACCATGGACCCAGAGGTGCTGAGGGGGATAAGCTGCTTCATGGGGCCATGGAGGCTgtgaggagggaggcagagaagagagattACTATGGCGGAACTGTGATGGTGCATGGTGTGAGCGGGGGTACTGGATCTG GACTGGGCTCTCGACTTTGTGAGGAGATCCGTGCAGAGTATCCAGTGAGTCATCTGCTCAGCGTGTCTGTGGTTCCCCACCAGAGTGGAGAAAGCCCTCTTCAGCACTACAACACGCTGCTCAGCCTGGATGCACTGCACAG TGGTCTGAGTTTGGGAATGGAACCATGGGAGCTGATCCGCTCAGTGTGCCCGATGCCCTCTGCCAAACTCCTATCCATCACCCAGGCCAGCTCCAG AGAAAAGCAGAAATGGGACCGTTTGGCAGGACTCACTCTCCAATCTGTACCACAGCTCTCTCCTGCAGGGAAATCT TACACCAGTCGGGCAGTTCTGGCAGTGGCAAGAGGCGACCAGGACAAGTCCTTTGCAACATCTCGTGCCCTTTACAAATTGAAGCGAGGGCATCGGTGTGTAGCATGGAACCCTTTTCCCATCGATCATTGGACAG ATCCATGTAATGAGATGACAGGCTCATCATCAGGAGCTGCTCAGCTCCTCACTGTGTGCTCCAATCATAGCAGTGTCACGTCTCTGCTGGACCACACGCTGCGCCGCTCCAAAGAGAAGATGGATGTGCGAGCTTACCTGCACTGGTATGAACGCTACGGTGTGGAGACGCAGGACTTCCAGCAGGCTATGGACACTCTGCTGAACGTCATGGAGGAATATGATGCCCaatga
- the LOC134466337 gene encoding tubulin delta chain-like isoform X1 — protein MSAVILQVGQCGNQLGLEWCELLCKTSKQVAHRSPFITKEDTLAVVCVDSESKVLKRAHRLVKNKKLLESNVVQGKGGRGNNWAYGYHGPRGAEGDKLLHGAMEAVRREAEKRDYYGGTVMVHGVSGGTGSGLGSRLCEEIRAEYPVSHLLSVSVVPHQSGESPLQHYNTLLSLDALHRCCDGILLFHNDHALSGVHQNKAVCTSGLSSGVSQDTLSFMNRHIVSCMAGLLFPVNSLTTASGLSLGMEPWELIRSVCPMPSAKLLSITQASSREKQKWDRLAGLTLQSVPQLSPAGKSYTSRAVLAVARGDQDKSFATSRALYKLKRGHRCVAWNPFPIDHWTDPCNEMTGSSSGAAQLLTVCSNHSSVTSLLDHTLRRSKEKMDVRAYLHWYERYGVETQDFQQAMDTLLNVMEEYDAQ, from the exons ATGTCGGCAGTGATCCTTCAGGTGGGCCAGTGTGGAAACCAGTTAGGCCTGGAGTGGTGCGAGCTGCTGTGCAAGACCTCTAAACAAGTAGCACACAG GTCTCCCTTTATCACAAAAGAGGACACATTGGCAGTAGTCTGTGTAGACAGTGAGTCCAAAGTTTTGAAAAGAGCTCATCGACTGGTCAAGAATAA AAAGTTACTGGAGTCCAATGTTGTCCAAGGAAAAGGAGGCAGAGGCAACAACTGGGCTTATG GCTACCATGGACCCAGAGGTGCTGAGGGGGATAAGCTGCTTCATGGGGCCATGGAGGCTgtgaggagggaggcagagaagagagattACTATGGCGGAACTGTGATGGTGCATGGTGTGAGCGGGGGTACTGGATCTG GACTGGGCTCTCGACTTTGTGAGGAGATCCGTGCAGAGTATCCAGTGAGTCATCTGCTCAGCGTGTCTGTGGTTCCCCACCAGAGTGGAGAAAGCCCTCTTCAGCACTACAACACGCTGCTCAGCCTGGATGCACTGCACAG GTGCTGTGATGGTATTCTGTTGTTTCACAATGACCATGCCCTCAGTGGTGTCCATCAGAACAAAGCTGTCTGTACATCTGGACTCAGTAGTGGCGTCTCCCAAGACACACTTTCATTCATGAACAGACATATTGTATCATGTATGGCTGGACTTCTCTTCCCTGTCAATAGCCTGACAACGGCTAG TGGTCTGAGTTTGGGAATGGAACCATGGGAGCTGATCCGCTCAGTGTGCCCGATGCCCTCTGCCAAACTCCTATCCATCACCCAGGCCAGCTCCAG AGAAAAGCAGAAATGGGACCGTTTGGCAGGACTCACTCTCCAATCTGTACCACAGCTCTCTCCTGCAGGGAAATCT TACACCAGTCGGGCAGTTCTGGCAGTGGCAAGAGGCGACCAGGACAAGTCCTTTGCAACATCTCGTGCCCTTTACAAATTGAAGCGAGGGCATCGGTGTGTAGCATGGAACCCTTTTCCCATCGATCATTGGACAG ATCCATGTAATGAGATGACAGGCTCATCATCAGGAGCTGCTCAGCTCCTCACTGTGTGCTCCAATCATAGCAGTGTCACGTCTCTGCTGGACCACACGCTGCGCCGCTCCAAAGAGAAGATGGATGTGCGAGCTTACCTGCACTGGTATGAACGCTACGGTGTGGAGACGCAGGACTTCCAGCAGGCTATGGACACTCTGCTGAACGTCATGGAGGAATATGATGCCCaatga